AGACGAGAAGGTATTCTTTTTGTTACAGTACTATGTAATAAAAGGTACTAAATATAAAATAGCAATCAATAACTATTTGATAATAAGTAATTTATAAAAGTGTTAAAATTATTTTAATTTCTTAAATCAATTTTTTCGGCAATTATCAAATAATTTGGAAAGCAAATCGTACTTTATTAAACATACAGTATCTTTGTCCTTTATATAAAGAAAAGAGTAGAATCTTGCTCCGACAAAAACGAATCCTTTGTGCTAGCCCTCGTCCATGTCATTTCGTAAAAGTCAAACTTGAACTTCTGTTCTTTATGTATTTAAAATAAATTAGAAACATTAAAATTACGAATGGCAAAATCACAGCAAACTTTTAATAAAACTGAGAAAGTAAAAAAAAGACTAAAGAAACGGGAAGATAAGCAGAAGAAGAAAGACGCACGGAAACAAGCTTCCAAGGAAAAGGGATCTACAGGTATTCCGCTCGCCTATGTTGACTATAATGGAAACTTGGTCGATTCTCCACCGGACCCGTCGATGAAGGTGGAAATTGAGGTAGAGGACATTATATTGGGAATCCCCAAAAAAGAAGAGGGCGATGAAGAGGAATTTG
Above is a window of Maribacter algicola DNA encoding:
- a CDS encoding cold-shock protein, which encodes MAKSQQTFNKTEKVKKRLKKREDKQKKKDARKQASKEKGSTGIPLAYVDYNGNLVDSPPDPSMKVEIEVEDIILGIPKKEEGDEEEFDPVRNGKVSFFDSSKGFGFIIDSENNEKYFVHVSGLIDEIFENDKVSFELEKGMKGMNAVRVKRL